The sequence TTCCAGAAGATCACCAGAGGAATCAATTAATCCAAATAAAGAATGGAAGTGTATGCTTTTGGATAAATCACAGACGAAAGAATCTGAGGATACAGGTTAATGAGTAAAAGTTCAgacagatgaatagatggatacatgttggatggatggatggatggatgagctGACCTTTAAGTGATCAGAGAAATCAGTGGGAGAACAGATTGACAGATTCTTCATTCATCCATACACCAATAGGGCTGGCCTAGTTGGGGCCTCCTTCAAAACCTTCAGTGCTCCAGGTATAAGAGAGGAAAGTGTCCTGTCTCATTCAGGAAGGACCCCTAGCCTCACTTCTGCAGTTCCAAAAGAGGTCCCATTTATTGGCTGTTTCCAGCCCACCCACCTGTGATGTGGGGGTATTTGAGCATGAGCAGGAATCCATAGCGGAGAGTCGTGCTAGTGGTCTCAGTGCCAGCGAAGAAGAGTGAGAGCACAGTGATGATGAGGTTTTGCTGGTGGAACTCGGTGTTGGGGTCAGACTTCTCCTGGGTCCAGAGGAATGGGGCTCATGTCAGGGAGGCTGGAACCTCGTGGCACAGTGTCTCTCGAGGTACCTTCCACCTGTTTCTGGGTCTCTCACACACCTGgctcattttacttttctctatcCTCTGCATGCCAAACCATATatctctatttctgtctctctccatctctctccactcTGTCTGGCTCTGTATCAATCTCCCTCTCCATCTCTTTGCTGTGtttgtctctcttcctttcccagatTCTTTATGCCTCTGTGGTTCTTTTCACATGTTGCTGTATTTTTGCCTCTTGTTCTGTATTTCCagtatctctctttctctcttctccctactttctctttcctttcctctcccactcCGTTCCTGCTGACAACTCCCTTCCCTATTCCTaatctccctcttcttcctctggtcttccctccccctcttccccactctttacccctttcccctcccttcttctcacCCCCAaaatttcctccctcccctccaacacCCCTCTCCCAAACCGCACTTTGTCCATGCGGAGCAGGTAGGTATCAATGAGGTCTCGGGGATTGCTGGGGTCCAAGGTTTTGCAGTGCTCCTCCACACTACGGCCAATGAAGGTGTTGATTTCCATCAGATTTCTGTAGACCTGCCTGTGTGTGCCAGGGAAGTGCTTCAGGAAGTCAGAGAAGAGCTGGAACACCTGAGGAGAGAAGGGGCTGTGAGGTCCTCCCGGGGCTGAGAGAGCTGGTCACTGGGAAGGGCAGACCTGCTGGGCCCTAGTACCTCAGAGGGggaatctctgtctctctgtctctgtctctgtctcattctctcttcctctctctttctgtctctgagtcCCTCGCTCACTGATTCTATGTCTCCTTTGATCTGTTAttctcacatttttctctttctacctcttcCTCTCTCATCCTCATGTCTTTTGGTTGGTCTCTGCCCCAACTCTCCACCTCTCCTTTCCATCTCTTCgtatctctctgtgtctctccttatcatctctctgggcttctctTGCCTACCTCAGCACTGTATCTGTTTTGCCCAAATCTCTATCTGACTCTTTCTACCTTGTGCATCTCCCTTGCTATGTCAGGCATTGATAACACAATGTTTACACAAGATGAACCTGCTGATGACTTAGACTATTTATTTATCTTGgagaatatttgtatttttttgtctcAAGATAAATGTAATACTTAACTTGTTGCAAGTAATTTCAAAAAATGCAGAAATGTATGAATGTAAAATTGCTTCTTAATCCCTCCCTCAatagataaccactgttaacttTCTGGTGGATCTCCCTCTAGACTTTTCTATCTCCACATTTCTCTAAGGGAGTAGAATATTGAAACCACCTGTTGGGCTTGTCACAAATACCCACCCTGGGCCCCATTCCAGATTCATAACAGTCCTAACTGTGAATCTGacatatatctaataaagaatGATAGCCAGGCATACTGTTTTGCTGTTTCATGATTTTAACTTAATATAGAATAGGGGTATTTCCAGATTAGTGAAGAAAAGAGACtttattatattgttttaaaagagGAGCATATATCTTTATAATCTGGGGGaatttttaataaacagaaagaaggaggagaaatagggaaaatgaagaaatgcagtTTCTTATTTTCATGTATTGTTGAGTTTCTTTAAGTGAGGGGCTTTGACAAATACAGAGGCAAAGATTACAGGAAGCAGAGACAGAAGAGTAGAGAGCCTGAATGTCtgatttgctctctctctctctctgtctcacacacacacacaaacacatacactcacactcTCTTTCTATTGTCTCTTCTCAGGATCTCTTAATCTCCACCCTTATTTgccttgttttctctctgtcttctctcttctctcttccaggaTCTGATTCCTTAGTCTCTGTGCTATTTTGACCACACCCaacactctcctttctcttagTCTCTCAGTCCTCTTGTTaccatctctccctccttcctggtctcagtgtctctgtctctccctatTGTCTCTGCTCTTCTTCCAGCCTTAAGCTGCATTTCTGGTCCCCAAAGCAGATCACCCCTTAGCCCAGCCTTGCATGCTCCCTTTGTCCCCATTGTCCTTCACTCTCTCCCAGACCTGACTGGAGAACGAGCTGATGAGCGCAAAGGACCGGTAAAACAAGTCCAGGAGCCGAAGGAACTCAGGATCTCTGTAGGAGAAGCGTTTTCCAAAGACAATGGAGCAGATGATGTTGGCGGTGATGGCATGGAAGAAGAAGGTGGGATCCTGGAGAGCTCCTAGTGGGAGGAGGTGTAGGTCATAAGATGGAGACTCAAAGGCCTAGAGGGCATTTGACTGCTGCCCcagttctgtgtgtctgtccttcaTTGCTTAGTAATGGTGAAGAAAATGGGATCAGAAAGAGCTAACACTCACTAGCCCATATTATGCCAGCCCCTATTGTAAACGCTTAACATATTGCTTTATTTAATTCTTGCCACAACCATGTGAGGAACGTGCAattctgttattatccccattacaTAGACATGTAACATAGAGGTATGTCATTTGATCAAGGTTACCCAGCCACTCATCACGGTGGCCAGTACTCAGATCCAGGCCGCCCAGCTACAGGACTATGTGGTTGGTCCCCATTCAGGTTCCAGCTCTGACTCTGGCAGCAGGTATAAGAGTTCAGTCCCACGGGCAGGGGTGGTGCAGAGCAAGTGTTCAATCAATCACAGGTACAAATTAAAAAGCTCTGCTCTCCATGTCCCCTATCTGTCATTCCTCCTtcatctcttccctctgcctcttggGCTCTGGTCTTCTGGAATCGTTCTGCACTGGTTAGTTGATGTCTGTGTACCCCAGGCTTGGCCCTGTTAGACGGAGGTTGGGCTGCAAGCCCAGGGACATCATGTAGGTGCAGCCTCTCCTTCTGGGTCTCACCCATCCGTCTTCTCTTATTCCCCTGCAGACCCTTTCCTGAGcctgtctgtctgcctctctaattttctctgcctcagtttctctctgccttcttttctttctgcctctccgAGCCTCTTCCACTCTCTCTCTTGTCTCTGCATGTCTCTCTTGGTCTTGGtgcctccatctctgcctctgtctccttgtgtgtctctctgtgtcactgtgtttctttctgtcttccttctctgccttctgtCCCTATTCTGCTATTGCTCCCAGTGACTCTGCCTCTGGCTCTCCCTACCAAACTGCTCATTTATGTCTTGCACATTGTTAAGAAAGGACGCTGTCGCCTGTGTGTCTCATAAACACTTGTTCATGGGAAGTCCAATAACAACCGGAAGTGCTTCTTTCATGCCCATCCAGCTGCCTGAGAGCAGCATACGCCCCTGCCTCTTTGCTCACTACCAGCTCATCAGCAGTTCAACTACAGAAAGGAAAACTCAGTTTGTCATTTTCAAAATGTCTataatttcccttttctctctctgctttttttaGGTAAACCATACTTTTGCCTTTGATAGATACTGTTAATCCATGCGTTGGTTTCCCTGAACACATGTAAATAGCGTGCTAATATCTTAGTCTGTGTCTTTCGATTATTCTTGACACTTCAAACCCCGCATCTCTTCTGGCTCCCCATGTCCCTCTCCTGCTCGTCTCTGTCCCTCTCCatgctcctctctctgtccctgtcctCAGTCTTATGGTCTCTCAggctctgtcttcctctctctgcctcgcCCTCTCTTTCTGTGTCTACCCCTCAGTCTTTCTGTTGCTCTCACTCCACACCTCTCCTGATTCCATGTCCTTCTTTCCTGTCCATCCCCTGAGGCTCACCCTTGGTATTCCGCAGCTCCTCCATCAGAAACTGAGCCTCCTCCTGAATCCGCTCCTCCACACTCCGCTTTCCCATCCCGAAGTTCCTCATGGTGGCCAGGGAGAATCGTCGAAGGCTCTTCCAACGTTCTCCATTGGCAAAGACCACACCTGGGGGTGAAGAATTTGGAGGGAGACTCTGTATCCCTCTCCACTCCTTACGCTCTCTTCCCCGACTCACCTCCCCAATCCCCATCCTCCATTCTGCCCCCACTCAGTGCTTCTGAGGTCCTTACCATATCCCTGGAAGACTTGGTCAACGACAGCGATTTTCCCCCGGCCAGAGAATGCTTCAGCTTGGTCCACCAGGGCCTCCCGGATGACCTCTGTCCCCCACAGCATGATTGTAGGCCTTGGCCCCAGGTACACCGTGAAGACATCCCCATATTTCTCTTGAAGCTGCCAAGCATACCCAGCCCCAGGGTTGCCGTTAGTCAGTGTGTACCTCTTTGGCCAACCATGTTGTTAAACCATTAAAACACTTACATTTGATTGATAAGTAGCTGCTGCCCCAAGACCCTCCATCCCAGGACCCAGCAACTAAAAGATTAACCCATCACCCACACACGGT comes from Equus asinus isolate D_3611 breed Donkey chromosome 26, EquAss-T2T_v2, whole genome shotgun sequence and encodes:
- the LOC123281262 gene encoding cytochrome P450 2B4-like, translated to MELSMLLLLVLLMGLLLLLVRGHPKAYGHLPPGPRPLPFLGNLLQMDRRGLLKSFLKLQEKYGDVFTVYLGPRPTIMLWGTEVIREALVDQAEAFSGRGKIAVVDQVFQGYGVVFANGERWKSLRRFSLATMRNFGMGKRSVEERIQEEAQFLMEELRNTKGALQDPTFFFHAITANIICSIVFGKRFSYRDPEFLRLLDLFYRSFALISSFSSQVFQLFSDFLKHFPGTHRQVYRNLMEINTFIGRSVEEHCKTLDPSNPRDLIDTYLLRMDKEKSDPNTEFHQQNLIITVLSLFFAGTETTSTTLRYGFLLMLKYPHITERVHKEIDLVIGSQRPPALDDRTKMPYTDAVIHEIQRFSDLLPLGVPHVVTKDTHFRGYIIPKGTEVYPILSSALHDPRYFEKPDAFNPDHFLDASGALKKNEAFIPFSTGKRTCLGEGIARTELFLFFTTILQNFSVASPVAPEDIDLTPRESGVGKLPPIYQISFLPRRGG